A single genomic interval of Camelina sativa cultivar DH55 chromosome 11, Cs, whole genome shotgun sequence harbors:
- the LOC104729115 gene encoding probable prolyl 4-hydroxylase 10 gives MDEYNTRNGGQRIATVLMYLSDVEEGGETVFPAAKGNYSAVPWWNELSECGKGGLSVKPKMGDALLFWSMTPDATLDPSSLHGGCAVIKGNKWSSTKWLRVHEYKV, from the exons ATGGATGAGTATAACACTAGGAACGGGGGTCAGCGGATAGCCACAGTTCTCATGTACCT ATCAGATGTGGAGGAGGGGGGTGAAACAGTATTTCCTGCAGCCAAAGGAAACTATAGCGCAGTGCCATGGTGGAATGAGTTGTCAGAGTGCGGGAAAGGAGGATTGTCCGTGAAACCGAAGATGGGAGACGCATTGCTTTTCTGGAGCATGACGCCTGATGCGACGCTAGACCCATCTAGTCTTCATG GTGGGTGTGCTGTAATAAAAGGGAACAAGTGGTCGTCGACAAAGTGGTTGCGTGTACACGAGTACAAGGTTTGA
- the LOC104727435 gene encoding probable prolyl 4-hydroxylase 10 produces the protein MMARPRSHRPSGRKSSNSTLVFGVLIMFTFVILILLAFGILSVPSNNAGSSKANDLTSIVRKTLQRSGEDDSKNDDRWVEIISWEPRASIYHNFLTKEECKYLIELAKPHMEKSTVVDEKTGKSTDSRVRTSSGAFLARGRDKIIRQIEKRISDFTFIPVEHGEGLQVLHYEIGQKYEPHYDYFMDEYNTRNGGQRIATVLMYLSDVEEGGETVFPAAKGNYSAVPWWNELSECGKGGLSVKPKMGDALLFWSMTPDATLDPSSLHGGCAVIKGNKWSSTKWLRVHEYKV, from the exons atgatggcGAGACCGAGGAGTCATCGTCCTTCAGGTCGAAAATCATCCAATTCAACGCTCGTATTCGGTGTACTGATCATGTTCACTTTCGTCATTCTGATTCTTCTCGCCTTTGGAATTCTCTCGGTGCCCAGCAACAATGCCGGCTCCTCCAAAGCCAATGATCTCACTTCCATTGTCCGAAAAACACTCCAGAG AAGCGGCGAGGATGATTCAAAGAACGACGACCGTTGGGTTGAAATTATCTCTTGGGAACCCAGAGCTTCTATTTACCACAATTTCTTG ACGAAGGAGGAATGCAAGTATCTGATAGAGCTAGCTAAACctcatatggagaaatcaactGTCGTCGATGAGAAGACTGGAAAGAGCACTGATAGCAG GGTGCGAACCAGCTCTGGGGCATTTCTTGCAAGAGGCCGCGACAAAATTATCCGTCAGATTGAGAAGAGGATTTCTGATTTTACATTCATACCAGTTG AGCATGGGGAAGGTCTTCAAGTTCTGCACTATGAGATTGGGCAAAAGTACGAGCCTCATTACGACTACTTCATGGATGAGTATAACACTAGGAACGGGGGTCAGCGGATAGCCACAGTTCTCATGTACCT ATCAGATGTGGAGGAGGGGGGTGAAACAGTATTTCCTGCAGCCAAAGGAAACTATAGCGCAGTGCCATGGTGGAATGAGTTGTCAGAGTGCGGGAAAGGAGGATTGTCCGTGAAACCGAAGATGGGAGACGCATTGCTTTTCTGGAGCATGACGCCTGATGCGACGCTAGACCCATCTAGTCTTCATG GTGGGTGTGCTGTAATAAAAGGGAACAAGTGGTCGTCGACAAAGTGGTTGCGTGTACACGAGTACAAGGTTTGA
- the LOC104727434 gene encoding ankyrin repeat domain-containing protein, chloroplastic: protein MQLAAPHTISLLLPSHSRLSPSHQSLVFPRRLRPPSYSSQTSILPDAGDDFIVGDCLVYEDGVFEDPYLLHKEVDHQEHKKKNRRGGESEIEAENLVPEEWRDIQAEVNLTKKDKRKIAQELEFGVRVEKKRQGLVPLRSVDLNEFLTFKEAKLAQLRPVTLDKLATFSDDDAASSDAPSVTSSTERVAPKNPRWAVYGKGFDHVTNFFNSDKYDPITGNKSDGPRKLLSKEEKFMLNSRNPDLAVATSKKWLPLHTLAACGEFYLVDSLLKHNLDINATDVGGLTALHRAIIGKKQAVTNYLLRESANPFVLDDEGATLMHYAVQTASAPTIKLLLLYNADINAQDRDGWTPLHVAVQARRSDIAKLLLIKGADVEVKNKDGLTPLGLCLYMGRETRTYEMMKMLKEFPSSRHKKRLVTRDEAIKQPY, encoded by the exons ATGCAGCTCGCCGCACCACACACCATCTCTCTTCTCCTGCCCTCTCACTCTCGTCTCTCTCCTTCTCATCAGTCCCTGGTTTTCCCCAGACGATTACGCCCTCCTTCATATTCTTCTCAAACGTCGATCCTCCCCGATGCCGGCGATGATTTCATCGTCGGTGACTGTCTCGTCTACGAGGACGGCGTCTTCGAAGACCCTTACCTTCTCCACAAGGAGGTTGATCACCAggagcacaagaagaagaatcggCGGGGCGGGGAGTCGGAGATTGAGGCCGAGAACCTCGTGCCGGAGGAATGGAGGGATATTCAGGCGGAAGTGAACCTCACCAAGAAGGACAAACGCAAAATTGCGCAGGAGCTGGAGTTCGGGGTTcgggtggagaagaagagacaaggGCTGGTTCCGCTGAGGAGCGTCGACTTGAATGAGTTTCTGACTTTCAAGGAAGCCAAGTTGGCTCAACTGAGGCCTGTCACTCTCGATAAACTGGCCACTTTCTCCGACGATGATGCAGCCTCAAGCGATGCTCCTTCTGTAACATCTTCCACCGAGCGAGTGGCTCCTAAGAACCCTAGATGGGCTGTCTACGGCAAGGGATTCGACCACGTTACCAACTTCTTCAATAGTGACAAGTACGATCCCATCACTGGCAATAAATCTGACG GCCCTCGGAAGCTgctttcaaaagaagaaaaatttatgCTCAATAGCCGGAATCCTGACCTAGCTGTTGCCACCTCC AAAAAATGGCTTCCTCTTCACACACTGGCAGCGTGCGGAGAGTTTTATCTGGTTGATTCCTTGCTAAAGCACAATCTTGATATCAACGCAACCGACGTG GGCGGTTTGACAGCACTTCACCGAGCAATAATTGGTAAAAAGCAGGCTGTTACTAACTACCTACTGAGGGAGTCGGCAAACCcatttgttcttgatgat GAAGGTGCGACCTTGATGCACTACGCTGTGCAAACAGCATCGGCTCCTACAATAAAACTTCTCCTACTGTATAACGCTGATATAAACGCTCAAGACAGG GACGGGTGGACTCCCCTGCACGTTGCAGTACAGGCCAGAAGAAGCGACATTGCAAAGCTTCTTCTGATAAAAGGGGCGGATGTAGAAGTGAAGAACAAG GATGGGTTAACTCCGCTTGGCCTTTGCCTCTACATGGGAAGAGAGACAAGGACGTatgagatgatgaagatgttgaaAGAGTTTCCCAGTAGCAGACACAAGAAGAGATTGGTAACAAGAGATGAAGCTATAAAACAGCCGTATTAA
- the LOC104727436 gene encoding bifunctional nuclease 2-like isoform X3: protein MPGVAFSSVPASDLGLFFSESTAFSRSISSSSSSSSSLRCCSPFNLRSLRSLRSPKFSPICCDSSSHGSSSTSPDLEFLQASVLVAETSMHYKMRRHGFRHDSMWQASRHPLPPFAVRASDSESTTPLGVLPIGLGFLRQFKHPTIFLKISCDGDYLLPLIVGDAAVEKLLDVAQTEECPDQFQFVSAVVDRLGYEVKMVKLTSRVVNTYYASLCLGKPGDNDVICFDSRPSDAINVARSCQAPIYVNKAIVLEEAIKIGYGGRSQSAKPVFNVILDSAPEGPDPLSEELKLVRNMDLASKEESDVERQIEEASELELCCI from the exons ATGCCCGGAGTTGCCTTCTCTTCTGTTCCTGCCTCCGATCTGGGATTATTCTTCTCCGAATCCACGGCCTTCTCCCGctccatatcatcatcatcatcttccagtTCCTCCTTACGATGTTGCTCCCCATTCAACCTCCGATCGCTTCGCTCGCTTCGTTCCCCTAAGTTTTCTCCTATATGTTGCGATTCTTCTTCACACGGCAGCTCCTCTACTTCTCCCGATCTCGAGTTTCTCCAAGCCTCTGTCCTCGTTGCAG AGACAAGTATGCATTACAAAATGCGGAGACATGGATTCCGCCACGATTCAATGTGGCAAGCTTCCAGGCATCCTTTACCTCCTTTTGCTGTTAGAGCTAGTGATAGTGAATCCACCACCCCCCTTGGTGTTCTCCCCATTGGCCTCGGCTTTCTCCGTCAATTCAAGCACCCAACTATTTTTCTCAAGATCTCCTGTGATGGTGACTACTTGCTTCCCCTTATTgttg GGGATGCTGCTGTTGAGAAACTTTTAGACGTTGCCCAGACCGAG GAATGTCCTGATCAGTTCCAGTTCGTGTCTGCTGTTGTCGATAGACTTGGATACGAA GTTAAAATGGTTAAGCTTACTAGTCGAGTTGTAAACACTTACTATGCAAGTCTATGTCTTGGCAAG CCTGGAGACAATGATGTTATATGCTTTGACTCACGGCCATCAGATGCCATCAACGTTGCTCGATCATGCCAG GCTCCAATATATGTGAATAAAGCAATAGTTCTGGAAGAGGCTATCAAAATTGGTTATGGAGGCAGATCGCAGAGCGCAAAGCCTGTTTTCAATGTTATACTTGACAG CGCTCCCGAGGGACCAGATCCTTTATCAGAAGAGCTTAAACTAGTGAGGAATATGGATTTGGCGTCTAAAGAGGAAAG CGATGTGGAGAGACAAATTGAAGAAGCTTCAGAACTCGAG CTCTGCTGTATATAA
- the LOC104727436 gene encoding bifunctional nuclease 2-like isoform X1, whose protein sequence is MPGVAFSSVPASDLGLFFSESTAFSRSISSSSSSSSSLRCCSPFNLRSLRSLRSPKFSPICCDSSSHGSSSTSPDLEFLQASVLVAETSMHYKMRRHGFRHDSMWQASRHPLPPFAVRASDSESTTPLGVLPIGLGFLRQFKHPTIFLKISCDGDYLLPLIVGDAAVEKLLDVAQTEECPDQFQFVSAVVDRLGYEVKMVKLTSRVVNTYYASLCLGKPGDNDVICFDSRPSDAINVARSCQAPIYVNKAIVLEEAIKIGYGGRSQSAKPVFNVILDSAPEGPDPLSEELKLVRNMDLASKEERYMDAAMWRDKLKKLQNSSSAVYNKGVATPESYE, encoded by the exons ATGCCCGGAGTTGCCTTCTCTTCTGTTCCTGCCTCCGATCTGGGATTATTCTTCTCCGAATCCACGGCCTTCTCCCGctccatatcatcatcatcatcttccagtTCCTCCTTACGATGTTGCTCCCCATTCAACCTCCGATCGCTTCGCTCGCTTCGTTCCCCTAAGTTTTCTCCTATATGTTGCGATTCTTCTTCACACGGCAGCTCCTCTACTTCTCCCGATCTCGAGTTTCTCCAAGCCTCTGTCCTCGTTGCAG AGACAAGTATGCATTACAAAATGCGGAGACATGGATTCCGCCACGATTCAATGTGGCAAGCTTCCAGGCATCCTTTACCTCCTTTTGCTGTTAGAGCTAGTGATAGTGAATCCACCACCCCCCTTGGTGTTCTCCCCATTGGCCTCGGCTTTCTCCGTCAATTCAAGCACCCAACTATTTTTCTCAAGATCTCCTGTGATGGTGACTACTTGCTTCCCCTTATTgttg GGGATGCTGCTGTTGAGAAACTTTTAGACGTTGCCCAGACCGAG GAATGTCCTGATCAGTTCCAGTTCGTGTCTGCTGTTGTCGATAGACTTGGATACGAA GTTAAAATGGTTAAGCTTACTAGTCGAGTTGTAAACACTTACTATGCAAGTCTATGTCTTGGCAAG CCTGGAGACAATGATGTTATATGCTTTGACTCACGGCCATCAGATGCCATCAACGTTGCTCGATCATGCCAG GCTCCAATATATGTGAATAAAGCAATAGTTCTGGAAGAGGCTATCAAAATTGGTTATGGAGGCAGATCGCAGAGCGCAAAGCCTGTTTTCAATGTTATACTTGACAG CGCTCCCGAGGGACCAGATCCTTTATCAGAAGAGCTTAAACTAGTGAGGAATATGGATTTGGCGTCTAAAGAGGAAAGGTACATGGATGCAG CGATGTGGAGAGACAAATTGAAGAAGCTTCAGAACTCGAG CTCTGCTGTATATAATAAGGGTGTAGCAACTCCTGAGAGTTACGAGTAG
- the LOC104727436 gene encoding uncharacterized protein LOC104727436 isoform X2 has protein sequence MPGVAFSSVPASDLGLFFSESTAFSRSISSSSSSSSSLRCCSPFNLRSLRSLRSPKFSPICCDSSSHGSSSTSPDLEFLQASVLVAETSMHYKMRRHGFRHDSMWQASRHPLPPFAVRASDSESTTPLGVLPIGLGFLRQFKHPTIFLKISCDGDAAVEKLLDVAQTEECPDQFQFVSAVVDRLGYEVKMVKLTSRVVNTYYASLCLGKPGDNDVICFDSRPSDAINVARSCQAPIYVNKAIVLEEAIKIGYGGRSQSAKPVFNVILDSAPEGPDPLSEELKLVRNMDLASKEERYMDAAMWRDKLKKLQNSSSAVYNKGVATPESYE, from the exons ATGCCCGGAGTTGCCTTCTCTTCTGTTCCTGCCTCCGATCTGGGATTATTCTTCTCCGAATCCACGGCCTTCTCCCGctccatatcatcatcatcatcttccagtTCCTCCTTACGATGTTGCTCCCCATTCAACCTCCGATCGCTTCGCTCGCTTCGTTCCCCTAAGTTTTCTCCTATATGTTGCGATTCTTCTTCACACGGCAGCTCCTCTACTTCTCCCGATCTCGAGTTTCTCCAAGCCTCTGTCCTCGTTGCAG AGACAAGTATGCATTACAAAATGCGGAGACATGGATTCCGCCACGATTCAATGTGGCAAGCTTCCAGGCATCCTTTACCTCCTTTTGCTGTTAGAGCTAGTGATAGTGAATCCACCACCCCCCTTGGTGTTCTCCCCATTGGCCTCGGCTTTCTCCGTCAATTCAAGCACCCAACTATTTTTCTCAAGATCTCCTGTGATG GGGATGCTGCTGTTGAGAAACTTTTAGACGTTGCCCAGACCGAG GAATGTCCTGATCAGTTCCAGTTCGTGTCTGCTGTTGTCGATAGACTTGGATACGAA GTTAAAATGGTTAAGCTTACTAGTCGAGTTGTAAACACTTACTATGCAAGTCTATGTCTTGGCAAG CCTGGAGACAATGATGTTATATGCTTTGACTCACGGCCATCAGATGCCATCAACGTTGCTCGATCATGCCAG GCTCCAATATATGTGAATAAAGCAATAGTTCTGGAAGAGGCTATCAAAATTGGTTATGGAGGCAGATCGCAGAGCGCAAAGCCTGTTTTCAATGTTATACTTGACAG CGCTCCCGAGGGACCAGATCCTTTATCAGAAGAGCTTAAACTAGTGAGGAATATGGATTTGGCGTCTAAAGAGGAAAGGTACATGGATGCAG CGATGTGGAGAGACAAATTGAAGAAGCTTCAGAACTCGAG CTCTGCTGTATATAATAAGGGTGTAGCAACTCCTGAGAGTTACGAGTAG
- the LOC104727437 gene encoding thiosulfate sulfurtransferase 16, chloroplastic-like isoform X1 — MAEERRVPSSVSVTVAHDLLLAGHRYLDVRTPEEFSQGHPCGAINVPYLKRGASGMSKNPDFLEQVSSHFGKSDDIIVGCQSGARSFIATTDLLDAVKVSRQLKMSVVAMLPGPRMGFLHKTDCDMARVTQPPPSSLNISCLILSLLLLQ; from the exons atggcgGAGGAGAGAAGAGTCCCATCATCGGTGTCGGTCACAGTCGCCCACGACCTTCTTCTAGCCGGCCATCGCTATCTGGACGTCAG gACTCCGGAAGAGTTTAGCCAGGGACATCCCTGTGGGGCGATCAACGTTCCTTACCTGAAGCGAGGAGCATCAG GGATGTCAAAGAACCCCGACTTCCTCGAGCAAGTCTCCTCCCACTTCGGAAAATCGGACGACATCATTGTTGGCTGCCAGAGCGGGGCTAGATCTTTCATAGCCACCACCGATCTTCTCGATGCTGTAAa GGTTTCACGGCAGTTAAAGATGTCAGTGGTGGCTATGCTGCCTGGGCCCAGAATGGGCTTCCTACACAAGACTGACTGTGATATGGCCAGAGTCACTCAACCACCACCATCATCTTTAAACATATCATGTCTTATTttatctcttctccttcttcaataA
- the LOC104727437 gene encoding thiosulfate sulfurtransferase 16, chloroplastic-like isoform X2: MAEERRVPSSVSVTVAHDLLLAGHRYLDVRTPEEFSQGHPCGAINVPYLKRGASGMSKNPDFLEQVSSHFGKSDDIIVGCQSGARSFIATTDLLDAGFTAVKDVSGGYAAWAQNGLPTQD; this comes from the exons atggcgGAGGAGAGAAGAGTCCCATCATCGGTGTCGGTCACAGTCGCCCACGACCTTCTTCTAGCCGGCCATCGCTATCTGGACGTCAG gACTCCGGAAGAGTTTAGCCAGGGACATCCCTGTGGGGCGATCAACGTTCCTTACCTGAAGCGAGGAGCATCAG GGATGTCAAAGAACCCCGACTTCCTCGAGCAAGTCTCCTCCCACTTCGGAAAATCGGACGACATCATTGTTGGCTGCCAGAGCGGGGCTAGATCTTTCATAGCCACCACCGATCTTCTCGATGCT GGTTTCACGGCAGTTAAAGATGTCAGTGGTGGCTATGCTGCCTGGGCCCAGAATGGGCTTCCTACACAAGACTGA
- the LOC104727438 gene encoding protein GRIP has translation MSQDKEEPDVVAEEEEKQDLSHMNGSLDNDDDDDQLLQMIAQLRLENDFLKSQFKEELVEADESAAQLKQQVASLSREIDVEKQTRVAAEQALEHLREAYSVADAKAQEYSQVQQKLDQEIKDRDEKYAELDAKLARLHKRAKQRIQEIQKEKDDLNARFQQLNETAERASSQHSSMQQELERTRQQANEALKAMDAERQQLRSANNKLRDTIEELRGSLQPKENKIETLQQSLLHKDQILEDLKKQLQAVEERKQTTVAELSAKHQKNIESLEAQVIDALSERDKSAENISLLQVLLAEKEAKLAEMEAAATGEAARLRAAAETLKGELAHLKAENEKEKETWEASCDALKSKLETAESNYLQAEIEVAKMRSQLGSEMSMQTQMLSTKDAELQSAREEINRLQSEFSSYKIRAHALLQKKDMELAAAKDSEQIKSLEEALKEAEKEVYLVSAERDRAQQDLQGALASLEKELEERAEVLKDAREQIKSLELKLDSAISRNQAEKQAWEEDLRVLEETWRRRCEALTAQSEASSAEGLEKELEDAKLRNKRLKEEHESVRELADRLIEEKDQEISRLMDENKNLRKSIETKREWNESSSQVHHYGNNNTESQLQDVTNLSTSAAEHQILILARQQAQREEELAQTQRHILALQEEIEELERENRLRSQQEAMLKRELREMEREQKREGVDMTYLKNVILKLLETGEVEALLPVVGMLLQFSPEEIQKCQQAYHSSTATTTTTTEASPGPAASEGSGLSLFSRFSFS, from the exons ATGTCCCAAGACAAGGAGGAACCTGATGtagttgcagaagaagaagaaaagcaggACTTGTCTCACATGAATGGATCGCTTGataacgacgacgacgacgaccaGCTACTCCAAATGATTGCTCAACTGAGATTAGAAAACGACTTTCTCAAATCCCAATTCAAGGAGGAACTAGTGGAAGCGGACGAATCAGCAGCTCAGCTCAAACAACAAGTCGCATCATTGAGCAGAGAGATTGATGTGGAGAAACAAACTCGTGTTGCAGCTGAGCAAGCTCTAGAGCATCTCAGGGAAGCATACTCTGTGGCTGATGCTAAAGCCCAAGAATACTCCCAAG TTCAACAGAAACTGGACCAGGAAATTAAAGACCGCGACGAGAAATATGCCGAGCTCGATGCCAAACTCGCCAGGCTTCACAAAAGGGCTAAACAGCGTATTCAAGAAATCCAAAAG GAAAAAGATGATCTCAACGCCCGTTTCCAGCAACTTAATGAAACAGCTGAGCGAGCATCTTCTCAGCACTCATCCATGCAACAAGAGCTCGAACGCACTAGGCAACAGGCCAATGAAGCACTCAAAGCAATGGATGCTGAGAGGCAACAACTTAGGAGTGCCAATAACAA GCTCAGGGATACTATCGAGGAACTACGCGGCTCATTGCAGcctaaagaaaataagattgaGACATTGCAACAGTCACTTCTTCATAAGGACCAG ATTCTGGAGGACCTGAAAAAGCAGTTACAAGCTGtggaagaaagaaagcaaactACAGTTGCTGAGTTGTCAGCCAAACATCAAAAG AACATAGAGAGTTTGGAAGCACAGGTCATAGATGCTCTATCTGAGAGGGACAAATCAGCCGAAAACATTTCGTTGCTGCAG GTACTGCTTGCAGAGAAGGAAGCTAAACTTGCAGAGATGGAGGCAGCGGCAACTGGCGAAGCAGCAAGGCTAAGGGCTGCTGCAGAAACTCTTAAAGGAGAGCTCGCACACCTTAAAGCGGAGAAT gaaaaggaaaaagagactTGGGAAGCTTCATGCGATGCCCTTAAATCTAAACTGGAAACCGCTGAAAGCAACTACTTACAGGCTGAAATCGAAGTGGCTAAAATGAGAA GTCAGCTGGGATCAGAAATGTCCATGCAGACACAGATGCTAAGCACAAAAGATGCGGAACTTCAAAGTGCAAGAGAAGAG ATCAACCGTCTCCAAAGCGAATTTTCTTCTTACAAGATCCGTGCTCATGCGCTTCTGCAAAAGAAGGATATGGAGCTGGCTGCTGCTAAAGACTCTGAACAGATAAAATCTCTTGAGGAAGCTCTAAAG GAAGCTGAAAAAGAAGTATATTTGGTATCTGCAGAGAGGGATAGGGCACAGCAAGATCTTCAGGGTGCTTTGGCTAGCCTTGAGAAAGAACTTGAGGAAAG agCTGAAGTACTTAAAGATGCCAGGGAGCAGATCAAAAGTCTTGAATTGAAGCTTGACTCTGCTATTTCTCGCAATCAGGCGGAGAAACAAGCATGGGAAGAAGACCTTCGGGTTTTAGAAGAAACATGGCGAC GAAGATGTGAAGCTTTAACCGCTCAAAGTGAAGCCTCCTCTGCAGAAGGTCTAGAAAAAGAACTAGAAGATGCCAAACTGCGGAATAAACGACTGAAG GAGGAGCATGAATCAGTACGTGAGCTTGCAGATAGACTCATTGAGGAGAAGGATCAAGAGATATCCAGACTTATGGATGAGAATAAAAATCTTCGAAAATCTATTGAAACAAAACGAGAA TGGAACGAATCTTCTTCTCAGGTTCACCACTATGGGAACAACAACACAG AGTCACAACTGCAGGATGTAACTAACTTGAGTACTTCTGCAGCAGAGCACCAGATTCTG ATATTGGCAAGGCAACAAGctcagagagaagaagagttagCACAGACACAGCGCCATATTTTAGCTCTTCAG GAGGAAATAGAGGAGCTTGAGCGCGAAAACCGTCTTCGCAGTCAACAG GAAGCTATGCTAAAGAGGGAGTTGAGGGAGATGGAAAGAGAACAGAAGAGAGAAGGTGTAGATATGACATACCTAAAGAATGTGATATTAAAACTGTTGGAAACAG GTGAAGTGGAAGCTTTATTACCTGTAGTGGGGATGTTGCTTCAGTTTAGTCCAGAGGAG ATCCAGAAGTGTCAGCAAGCCTACCATAGCTCCACAGCAACAACAACGACGACGACAGAGGCGAGTCCAGGTCCGGCGGCAAGTGAGGGTTCAGGTCTATCACTCTTCTCAAGATTCTCGTTTTCCTAG
- the LOC104729116 gene encoding phosphoinositide phosphatase SAC6-like, producing the protein NQHGGEGRLSEKFAGCMQHITGDDVRYLHFDFHHICGHIHFERLAILYDQIEGFLEKNGYFLLNEKGEKMKEQLGIVRTNCIDCLDRTNVTQSMIGRKMLELQLKRIGVFGAEEAISSHLNFDECYKILWANHGDDISIQYSGTPALKGDFVRYGKRTVQGVLKDGWNALARYYLNNFADGTKQDAIDLVQGHYIVAVSRDMTPVPRKGGLEAIASFPVALTVVLISFWFATMSVKQVGSGYKHLFFSLVWAGISVAVAALVRANGRIFCNRPRLHKPRS; encoded by the exons AATCAGCATGGAGGTGAGGGGCGCTTAAGCGAGAAGTTTGCAGGTTGTATGCAGCACATTACTGGTGATGATGTAAG ATACCTGCACTTTGATTTCCATCACATCTGTGGACATATTCACTTTGAGCGCTTAGCAATTCTGTATGACCAGATTGAGGGTTTCCTCGAGAAAAACGG GTACTTTTTGTTGAATGAAAAGGGTGAGAAAATGAAGGAGCAGCTTGGTATTGTGCGAACAAACTGCATAGATTGCTTAGACCGTACAAATGTCACCCAG AGCATGATAGGCCGAAAGATGTTGGAACTTCAACTCAAAAGGATTGGTGTCTTCGGCGCTGAAGAAGCTATCAGCTCACATCTAAATTTTGACGAATGCTATAAGATAT TGTGGGCTAATCACGGTGATGACATTAGCATTCAGTACTCGGGCACGCCTGCACTTAAAGGAGATTTCGTCAG GTATGGTAAAAGGACTGTCCAAGGAGTCCTTAAAGATGGCTGGAATGCCCTCGCACGCTACTACCTGAACAATTTTGCTGATGGAACTAAGCAG GATGCGATTGATCTTGTGCAAGGACACTATATAGTTGCTGTGAGCCGAGACATGACTCCTGTGCCTCGAAAGGGAGGTCTTGAGGCTATAGCC AGCTTTCCAGTGGCATTGACGGTGGTTCTGATCAGTTTCTGGTTTGCAACAATGTCTGTAAAACAAG TTGGGAGTGGTTATAAGCACCTATTTTTCTCATTGGTCTGGGCGGGCATCAGTGTAGCTGTTGCGGCACTAGTGAGGGCCAATGGCCGGATCTTCTGCAACCGGCCTCGCCTGCACAAGCCCAGATCTTGA
- the LOC104727440 gene encoding heterogeneous nuclear ribonucleoprotein H2-like, protein MFGSGGYEVGSKRQRMMQSNPYLAVGSGGASSFPPFGYGPPGFPVVRLRGLPFNCSDIDIFKFFAGLDIVDVFLVSKYGKFSGEAFVVFAGPMQVEIALQRDRHNMGRRYVEVFRCYKQDYYNAVAAEEGAYEYEVRVSPPPPTAPSRAKRFTEKEKLEYTEVLKMRGLPYSVNKPQIIDFFSGYKVIEGRVHVVSRPDGKATGEAFVEFETVEDARRAMAKDKMSIGSRYVELFPTTREEARRAESRSRQ, encoded by the coding sequence ATGTTTGGGAGCGGGGGTTACGAGGTTGgatcaaagagacaaagaaTGATGCAATCAAATCCCTACTTGGCAGTTGGCAGCGGAGGTGCTTCCAGCTTCCCTCCTTTTGGTTATGGCCCCCCCGGTTTCCCAGTTGTTCGCCTCAGGGGCCTTCCTTTCAACTGCTCTGACATTGACATCTTCAAGTTCTTTGCCGGCCTCGACATCGTCGATGTTTTCCTCGTCAGCAAGTACGGTAAATTCTCTGGGGAGGCCTTTGTCGTCTTTGCCGGGCCGATGCAAGTTGAGATTGCTCTACAGAGGGACAGGCACAATATGGGCAGGAGATACGTGGAAGTTTTCCGCTGCTATAAGCAGGATTACTACAACGCTGTGGCTGCTGAGGAGGGAGCCTATGAGTACGAGGTCCGTGTTAGCCCACCTCCTCCCACCGCCCCATCCAGAGCTAAGAGGTTTACTGAGAAAGAGAAGCTTGAGTACACTGAGGTTCTAAAGATGAGAGGCCTCCCTTATTCCGTGAACAAGCCTCAAATCATTGATTTTTTCAGCGGCTACAAGGTTATTGAAGGACGGGTACATGTTGTGTCTCGACCTGATGGGAAGGCCACGGGAGAGGCATTTGTAGAGTTTGAGACCGTGGAGGACGCAAGGCGGGCAATGGCTAAGGACAAAATGTCCATTGGGTCAAGGTATGTGGAGTTGTTTCCAACTACGCGTGAAGAGGCTCGAAGGGCTGAGTCCAGGTCTAGGCAATAA